Part of the Puntigrus tetrazona isolate hp1 chromosome 10, ASM1883169v1, whole genome shotgun sequence genome is shown below.
aaagattataatttattgttcttaaaggaataattcatccaaaaatgactattttgtcattgtatgctcactctcatgtcattccatacctgtatatgtttttttccttatgtagagcacaaaatatatttagaagaatgctggtaatcaaACAATTGATGGTCaacattgacttccattgtatttattttcctacCATGGATGTCAGTGGGTGCCAACAACTATatagttcttcaaaatatccctGTGTACAACAtgtaataagaaataaacatatacaGGTACATAAACGATCACGGAAATGTTCACATCTCTCTCCATCTTACCCTAATGCAccgcaaaaaaacaaataatcttttTCCTCATCGCCTTGTAGTGCCCAGATTAAGACCACAGTAAAAAGGAAGCTGTATGAGGACAGCAGGGTACCTCTCACCGCAGAGTCGCCTAAAAAAACCATGAAGAAGACCGCAGTGTCGCTACCACCGCCTCCTGCATCAGTCGCCCCCCCCGTCATCGCTGTGCCCACCTCGCAGGTTGTTGTGACAGCCGGACTGCAGAGCTCTTCATCTTTACAACCAGCAATAAAGAACCCTAAACCGTCAGGTGACTCAGTGCTTGGacttagttttattatttacccTTTGTTTTCGAAAATGTTGTTCTATGTCTGTCAGTGCGCTTACACAGATTGGCTGTCTATTATCAGATGTGACCCTGAGTGCGCTGAACGACTCGGATGTGAACAGTGATCTGGTGGATATCGAGGGGCTTGGAGAGGGATCCACTAAAAAACCAAACTTTGACCAAGGTGAGTCACatttgaaatgaactgaaagAAAAGTATGCCGCCTGCTTTCATTATGGAGATGGAAAACAGGGTTTTCAAGAAGTTTAAATTCACAATTTGGCAAATTAAGGTCTTAAATTGGTGCAGAAAGTCTTACATTTATAAAGTGATGGCATTATATCTtgcatgcactgcaaaaaaatcaatgtCTACGTCTGATGCAATTACTTCAGATGCAAAATGAAGATAGGTGAAGCtctgttttctaaaaaataaatgaaaaataagttcatgcttaaaacaagttgtgtcagaaaacatttaaacttaCACGCATATGTGATATTTCCTATCagtgtattttcatttaagaaACTATATATTTTCTCTGGAAAATATACAGTAGCCAACATTCGAAGGGAATCAAAACTTCATCCAAGGCCTAAAATCAAAATGCGTTCTTGTTGGGACAACTTAGAatttttttgatccacttcaaatgttgactactgtatttTACAAATTGGTTCAGTGATCAGAAGATACAGTATTGCAGCTCGGCTACTTATTAATGGAAATCTGTTGAaagttatattttcatattgttGTATGCTGATAAATACTCGTTGTGTTCTGCAAATTGACTTAAGGTTCCCTTCAATTTATTCCATGCATTTTCTTTAACtggtcttaaaaaaaaaaccccaaaaactcTTAAATATACTTTCATAAAACCTGCGGAAccctaaaaaaaagtttgcgtaaagtgattttttttttctgcagataCCGATATCACAAATAAagtgacagaatttacattttggggAAAATTAACGCACaggaaaaaagttaaaagtgtgttaaactttctttctttcttttttctgtcagaGAGCTTGAACCTGGACTCCAGTCTTATAATGAACTCCAGTGATCTGCCTCTGCTGTCCCGCTGACCTTCACTTGTCAGTCAAACAGTCAGGGAGCGGAGATGATTAAGTCTGATCGCTGCAGTACACCTCTAACACCTTTTCTGCAGCACCGGATCTGTGCAACATCGCCGACACATTCTCTAGCCACGTCAGTGAAGTTGAAATAAATCGACTGCATCCTTAGCTCTTATTACGCGTCAAAAATAGATAgtggatttatgtttttagtggtTCGTGTTGTATGATCTGATTTGCCCACGGCAGAAAAGGGGTTTGCAGGACAGCGGTCAAAGTACTtgtaaaaatactttctttcttttttaaatattaggcCGAAGTAAAGCTTTGTGAAATGAGATGCTGTTTGTAATGAAAATGTGGCAGCAGAGCATCAAAAATAGTTCACTTTCACTGCCACTGTATGTTAGGTGCAGCTtctattgtatgtatatatattattttttaccaTTACAGAATAATTAAACAGGTCATATCAACAGCAATCATAACACATGCCTGCTTAAATTTTATATGAACAAATCATCCTGTCATACATGTTCTTGGCTCGGCATAAACAGACAGCATACGAATcaataaaatgagtttttattatgATCTTTTTCATAAGAATATATggtaaattatacattttatggtaaatgatattttttttttctctgacaaCTGGACATTCATCTTGGGTGACCGAGAGggaataaaatgtacttttgctaccaatgtcaaaaaaatatcCATCTTTCAATTAATTTTTCTGGCTTCCAGAATATATTTACAACTTAACTGATATCGGCTTTGGCATTTCTTcgcgatgtttttttttttcgtgcttTCACAATTTCTTCAAAACACCACTCGATCATTTAAGGAGAACGAAAAATGGACAAATCAcgatcctctctctctctcacacatgaCACAATAGAACCCGTCATAGTAAGTGTATGGCAAAAACCGAAAAATAAACGACGTGGTACTTATTCTAGATTACACAAACgattgaaaacaaaacatctttgTCAAGTCTTTCATTCAGGTTCTTGATAAATACCTAGAACTGATTATCCCAATGAACTTGACATGCTAATTCCAGCAACTTTAATGCATATTGCACATTTGTAAATCGCTTTTAAAAGACCCATAAACATTGGTATCAAACTTTGAAATCTCAAGGACCCCAACAACTGGAAATTGCAAAATGACAGTGCAAAGTAACTTTGGAATTAAAACTTCAAGACTCAAAACCTGTAAGGCATTATCActgaattaaaaactaaatagttAAAAGTAAAGGCAATGACATCGTATCGAAGAATGAGCTGTATCCCTCCTGATATATGAATATGGAAAACAGAGGAACGGCTTCAAATGTCTGATGTGCAACTCCGGAGACCGACGAGCTGCCGGTGTCCATACAATAAAGACTTTGGGAATCAAAAATTGTGACAATGAAGTACATACTGCTACCAGAGCCTTTACACGTTCATAAATAACAATGTAACATGCGCCGCAATTGACATTTGCATAATGCTGTGAAGTGTCGTGGTAGATTTGCTTTAGAAGGGCTTCCAGTTCAATTAACTGCAGCGTGTCGCTTTTTGGAGGATGCGTTTTCTTAATAAAACCCACCCGGCTCCAACAAGCGCGATTGAAGCCACGATCCAGAACTGCTGCTTTTACATAAAAATCAGAATATTTCCCAAGCGAAAGGTTTCgaacaattaaaacattgcaaaacaAGACCCATTACAATGAAGTCAATATGATCCCACTCGTGTAACAGCGACGTTGATATCTAACACTGTGCAAATAGTACAAGAGGAAGAGTATGATATCCACCGAAACCGTGATTGTATTTCTGTAGAAACGGTTTGTCGTGTTTTGTAACGCAACAGCTCGTCCCTTGCAAGTATCTTAAGTCCTCGGTTTCTGCACATAATTCATAACGCAAAAGTCTTGTTTAGGAGGGAAAAACTGTTTGACTAATGATTTTGACACGGTGTCATTACCGAAAAGCATCTTACCTCAGACAGGACACGTTCTAAGGTTCTAGGTCAGTTTTCGATGTGGACTTTTAACTGAAAGTGCTTAGCGTATACAACAACGGATTGTAGACGAGAGGCGAGACATCTAGTCTTTACAGTAcatgttttaaaggaacagtccaACCAAAAATTGAGATTTGCTGATAGTTTTTCTTCCTCATTCTCAGGCCGTCCAAGATGTGGAAAGTTTGTTCACTggatcagatttggagaagttCAGCCTTGCATAGCTTACTCACCAGTGTGTCCACTgcactgaatgggtgccgtctgGATGAGAgttaaaacagctgataaaaaaacattacaataatccacaaaacTCCAGtatgcatcttttaaaaaatctgcttgtttgtaagaaacaaatgtaccttataaaacattatacCAGCTCttctggattattgtgatgtttttttttatcagctgtgtggactctctttctgacggcacccattcactgcagaggatttgTTGGTAAGTAAGTGATGCAATGTCAAACTTGCCCatatctgttctgatgaagaaacaaactggaGGGTAAATAAACTGTCagcaaatacaattttttttgggtgaactatttctttacgTAAGCTAAATCAAAATATGGGAGTTGCCTGAATGCGCTGGTATCGTTTCCAAAGATTTAAAGAACGGTTTTCAAACTCAAAAAGTTCAGCCCAAGCTAAAAGCcatatggaaaaataaacatatttacagACATTAGACCCCTCGGATAAACACGGGAGAGAAACACGAGATTAATACCTACCAAAATAATATTCgattattcacatatttatacacatttatacaaaaagtTGACATCTATGGCCAACAGATTTTAATACTCCCTATTCCTCAGTCCTTTTTCTATGCATTCTGGACATTTTACCAGACCGTTGGACCCTGTTCATGGAAGCTGAAGATGtaccaaaatacaaaaatgttttgtcacaACCCGAGGAAAACGAAAAGGAGCAAAACTGGTCTTTCTTTTGAGTCTGTACACTAAGGAGAGGGTCTTTGTGTCAGCATTCGCCAGGTTTCAATAACCTGAACACTTTCATTGCAAATGTGTTATTGCAGATACTATTTCGTATGTACAGCCAACTATTCTGTAGGCACCGAAGTTCCATAATTATTCACAAATTACATCATAGCCTGTAGCATCTATGTTGCCATGTCAGATACATCCAGAAGATTCTGTCTTCTTATACTGCATCTTGAAATCGAAGTAACGACTAGTTCGAATTTCCTTCAGAAGCGACCGAGGTGAAACGctattcaaattaaaagcagGAAAACAAAAAGGGACAGGACCGAGATTAGGCCGAAGTTTGGTCTTCATTTTACGACACCTTGAATCCAAAGCTCTACAAGGTGATGGTGTGATGAATACTGGGCTTTAGATGCTGGGGTGGTGAGAGGTGAAGGGGGGCGGAGGGGAGAGGACAGGGGTGGCCTGGGTGTTTGAACCGACGGGAGCGGTCCCGGAGGAAGAGTCCACTGACTGGGAAACACTGTATGCATGAAGAGATTTGTTAAGTGAGGCGTGAGATTCTGTTcggtttattatttaaacatcgCTGCAAGGCTCACCTGACTGTGTAACTGGTTATGTGAGCGGGGTCTGTGACTCCAGCGACGAAGAGCTTTTTGGGCGGGCCGTCCGATTCCACTCCGCCTGAGTAGAGGAAATGGGAAATAACAAACAATGTAACATGACAACAAAATCACTGGAGGAACTGAAACTGAATGATGCTGCCTGCgacaaacaaacagcatcaCTTGTGCAGCTTGATTCGCAAAGTAGCTGATCAGTTAAAGTCTGCGTGAACTGGAGGTTTGCGACTGATTTTACTTCCGTACTGTTACATACTTCTCAGAGAAACAGAATATCATAGTTAAATATAGGTCGTCTAAACGGATTGAATGAAGTCgttggaggggcgtggttaatgaTGTTACGCTCATGCCTAAGCCGTCAAACGGATGTCACCAGAGAAGGCCCGTTGTTCTAGaggggaggagcattttcagatttggattaaagataATATAGGCAAACAAAAGCAACgtgagctaacaaaataaatatagccaATTTTGAGTTTAAGTTTTAGGAGCCAACCTACTCACTGCTTACTATGAACTTATGAAACGCATAAAAGTTTGAGATCATTGATTTTTCTATTCAGCCACAATGCattgaattcataaaaaatgatagtaaaaacgaatcattttaaaactattttagattAATGCCgtttcttttcaactttctattcatcaaaatagtcctgaggaaaaaaagataccatcaattaaatataaatgataaaatataaattgcttgtaataataattctttcAACGTATTCATCAGGTTTACCATCCTTTCTGATAAGTTTCTGGTGTTCTTTTGCATTTAAGAGAAACAACAGGCTACGAATCATTACCTTTCCTTTTCAAAGGCGCAACCGATGGCCATCTCACTCCAGAGCTCACTGATCCTCTGTTAGTCAAAACCAcatcaaaaaaaacttttcagaaaTGATACTCGTGTcttttgcattttgaaacaaataaatacgaGACCAAATGCCTGCTAGTATTGACATTTGAAGGATATACGTTCTAATGCTGTAGATTTATTCATGAATGTACCCTCGAAATCTCCGAGTTGGACTGGGTGAGGAATTAGGAGTGACACCGCTGTCCTGGGAATGGAATCCCTGCGTGGGACGTACAGAGTGAGGTGAATAACAAGAACGCCAACAGATTGAAACTGATGATGACCTGAAACCTGAAGAGAGATAAATACTCACTGGAGACAGATGGTCGTGCCAATGACTCGCAGGAGGGAAGGGAACAGCAGACGAGGCACTAAAGTGAAAGTAGTTCAGATATAATATTTTGATGACATAACCCTTTCATTTACGCACAATTTTGTGTTTGGTTACCTTAGTCTCTGTAAACTTCCTCTCAAAGTGAGCTCCATATTGTCAATCTGGACGACAAACAACGCGCAATAGAACATCACTTGACTTAATGAAAGTTTCTTCAGATACAAATAAGCAGGCAAAAAGTAAATCGACATCCTCCTGAACTCGTTGCTGTTTTAAAAGCATCAGcgaaaggattttttttagttCTCACCTGTCTCTTGTGCTCGGATCTTTCACAAGACAGCGAGAATGGGGACAGAGGAAGGGTCTGTAATACAGAGTTATTACAGAGTTATTGAagtttcttcattttaattaactaaatgcTCAAAACTGATATTCACAGACCATCTGAACTCTTACCCGTGAGGGACAGCTTGGGTTCACAGAAACACTGCTCCGACGATACCGAGCCGAACTATTAGAGTTGAATACTGTTGTCCCATCACTGCAGAGCCAGCGAGCAAGAGTTGAGAGTTTAAAACAATGTTCTGGGATTCAATTATTTATCTACACGATTCAGTAGtgtatattactgttttaaattatttcacaagGCAGTCACTCAGCAGTGGGTGCAGTTCCCTCACCTGACGTTCGTGATCATGGGGGCGCTGTTGGACCTTCGGAGGGCTCCTCCTGCGCCTGCGCACTGGTCCACCTCCATCCTCTCCATAGCTCGTCCTCTGGCGCCGGGACTGCGCGTCACTCACGGCCGGCCTGAACGCGACCTGACGCGGCCTTACCCCTAAATCGCGCCCGGCAAAAGCCCGACCAGCAGGCCTCACGCCAAAATACCCGATCCAATTTAACTGAGCGGACTGCTTTCCCGTGTCTATCGCATTTTGTCGAATCGTTTAAACGAAACGGTGTCAGCTCGCTACACTAATTTAAAGAACAGCTGTGAGCTCGAGGCACAGCTGGTTTATCGGATCGCATACAAACTTAGTCCAAACTCCTCAGGTTGATTTCGTCGGCGTAAACATGAAGCAAATACAGTTATTTACGTGCATTAAACAGATTTTTCGTATTCAGTCCACGAGTTAGGTATATTCAGCACTATTTCCAAGGCAAAGCCACCAACTCGACAAGGTCCTTTGGCTTTTTAATCCAATCCAACTTATCCGAACAGAGCAAATAAAACATCGAAAAGCAAAAACAGCACATAAGCGAATTAACACGGATCAAAGTGGTCGGAAAACAAGCTCTCGGGTCTTTTCGGTCAAATGTCGCGATAAAGGTGAAGCTTTCTGCCACGGCTTATTTTTTCAAGTTTACCTGCTAGTTTGTAAAGCAGTCGGAAAAATGACATAACACCATCCCGATCAAACATGTGATCGTCGGCCCTGTCGGTGAAGGCATCCTCAGCTGAAAGTGTCTGCTGATATAGCATGAAGCACGGGATACATTAAAAGTTTTCGGTCATTtcttaatttagaaaataaaacatatttcccGCAACCAAATAGAGATTGTGCATCCCCCTGTACAACAGCGCCTCGCTCTGGCAGACCGGGGAATAGCACGCAGAGATAAAGTACTGCGCTTCAGAGAAGTGAATATGTGGCGTGCAACTATTTACTGCGTATTCTCTTGCCAATTATCCTGGCCGTAATGCAAGGTATATAGTGTATGCTTTTCAGATTAATCGGATTAAAAGAAAAGGTAATGCgattaatgaaagaaaaaacgcAAATGTTTAAGGTTATTTTCGCTGAGGATTAAGGCACAAGAGTCACCTTGGGACGCACGACAGTCACACTAAACCATTAGACATCAGTGAAGCGCTACACAACTATTTGAACAAACGTGTATATGAAGTTTGATTAAGCTTTTGATGTCTGTTAATGTAGTGTGTATTCGTGATTCctaatatattaactaattgTAATGCATGAAACCTCACTATAAAGCGAAATTCTgacaattaattacattataatggattacattgtaacaaatgataaaaatgacatttacacttaaaaatgacCATTTAAGTAACCATTTACCACAATCGTAGactgaatatgtatatatttaaggtaAACATGTTTAACGatataaaattctaattaataaGCGAATGCTATGATAacattcataaaacaaatatcCGCTAgattcatttttatgaattttaaacTAACACATTTAAGCTTAATCACAAAGGTGGTGTCATAGTGTATGCGTAAACATctaattaaaccaaataaaatgttattatatataaaaacaattgttcTATCGACGTGaactatatttataaaaactaatCTTGCTTATTAATTAGTGAATGCGTAGGATTTACAGTTCAAGCTCAGATGAAGCACGATTGTTGACAATGAGCTGTTTTTAAGATTAATTTGGAAAAAGGTTTCCGAGATacagtgaaaaatgtttttattcactacAGGATTTTTATTAGACTAGAAAAGTATATGCAGCTCGGCAGTTTCAGGATCTCGACAGCATACAGGTCATATTAGTCTTGCTAATAGTGTGAGCCAATGGGTGTAATTGTCACAAGATGTCAATTAGTAACTTTTTGCTTCCTGTTTCTTTTGTGTATCATTTCAGCCTGTTGACTGTACTTTACTTCTAGCCAGTCAgcatttaataactttattttgtgCATAAGAAATGCCATTTTGATGCTTtgaagaattattattttaatgttatttgttgATTCAATTACTccaaaaacatcatttaaaagagATGCTCGGTACTAGCATAAAACATACGGCAGTACTCAAGATTGTGTGAAATTGCTCAgtaacataaatgaataataaataatatgaaatctAGAGCGTTAAAAGTAGGTCTGTCCCATAGAGACTGTGCATTCCCGACCTCATCTATGTTATTCCTGAAGATTTCGAGTCACTTTCGTGAGCTTCCTCTGCTTTATGTGAATTGCCTTGCTCTTGTTCCTCAGC
Proteins encoded:
- the LOC122352606 gene encoding PPP2R1A-PPP2R2A-interacting phosphatase regulator 1, which translates into the protein MERMEVDQCAGAGGALRRSNSAPMITNVSDGTTVFNSNSSARYRRSSVSVNPSCPSRTLPLSPFSLSCERSEHKRQIDNMELTLRGSLQRLSASSAVPFPPASHWHDHLSPGFHSQDSGVTPNSSPSPTRRFRGGSVSSGVRWPSVAPLKRKGGVESDGPPKKLFVAGVTDPAHITSYTVSVSQSVDSSSGTAPVGSNTQATPVLSPPPPFTSHHPSI
- the c10h17orf49 gene encoding chromatin complexes subunit BAP18 — encoded protein: MTSASTKVGEIFSAAGAAFSKLGELTMQLHPVADSSPAGAKWTDTEIEMLRSAVRRFGEDLNSISSVIKERTVAQIKTTVKRKLYEDSRVPLTAESPKKTMKKTAVSLPPPPASVAPPVIAVPTSQVVVTAGLQSSSSLQPAIKNPKPSDVTLSALNDSDVNSDLVDIEGLGEGSTKKPNFDQESLNLDSSLIMNSSDLPLLSR